Proteins encoded in a region of the Candidatus Wallbacteria bacterium genome:
- a CDS encoding hydrogenase 3 maturation endopeptidase HyCI, giving the protein MSTVLSLKKKLENSGKLAILGVGSEHAGDDIAGILAIQEIDRVRKSFRIPVKTFKGFTAPENVTGEIRKFKPSHILIIDAADFGKKPGSVEILTLDGIDGVSFSTHRLPIKILADYCIKTMGCEVTVLGIQPKSLTVDTPACPAVVKASKKISGMLGKIFRKE; this is encoded by the coding sequence ATGTCGACAGTCCTGTCCCTGAAAAAAAAGCTTGAAAATTCCGGAAAACTTGCCATACTCGGCGTAGGATCCGAACACGCAGGCGATGATATCGCAGGCATTCTCGCGATTCAGGAAATAGACAGAGTCAGAAAATCCTTCAGGATCCCTGTGAAAACTTTCAAAGGATTCACAGCTCCAGAAAACGTAACAGGTGAAATCCGCAAATTCAAACCGTCCCACATCCTGATCATCGATGCCGCAGATTTCGGAAAGAAACCAGGATCAGTGGAAATATTAACCCTTGACGGGATAGATGGAGTCTCATTTTCCACCCACAGACTGCCGATCAAAATCCTGGCGGATTACTGCATCAAAACCATGGGCTGCGAAGTGACTGTGCTTGGCATTCAACCGAAAAGCCTGACTGTAGATACTCCGGCCTGCCCTGCTGTTGTCAAAGCCTCAAAGAAGATCAGCGGGATGCTTGGGAAGATATTCAGGAAAGAGTAA
- a CDS encoding 4Fe-4S binding protein, which translates to MKLPGKMTDFVLGLLFKKPATLDYPATDKSGMPKGFRGRPCFHKNLCIGCKMCMRDCPSGAITIIKAGEKIFDCELDQSKCIYCGQCVDSCPKKALEITSLFELAAFDTKSLRIDINVDSPVPEKKA; encoded by the coding sequence ATGAAACTACCTGGAAAAATGACTGATTTCGTGCTGGGACTGCTGTTTAAAAAACCCGCCACCCTGGATTATCCGGCCACTGACAAGTCCGGAATGCCTAAGGGATTCAGGGGACGCCCCTGCTTTCACAAGAATCTCTGCATCGGCTGCAAAATGTGCATGCGGGACTGCCCCTCCGGCGCGATCACCATTATCAAGGCCGGAGAAAAGATCTTCGACTGCGAACTTGACCAGAGTAAATGTATTTATTGCGGGCAATGCGTGGATTCATGCCCCAAGAAAGCTCTGGAAATTACTAGCCTGTTCGAACTGGCAGCTTTTGATACAAAATCATTGCGAATCGATATCAATGTCGACAGTCCTGTCCCTGAAAAAAAAGCTTGA